A genomic stretch from Polaromonas hydrogenivorans includes:
- a CDS encoding MFS transporter yields the protein MPLTPSLWSPLRQPAFRGLWLCGGVFFIGNGMQSMAAAWLMVELTGSSFLAALVQTAVFLPMFLLALPAGVLADTTDRRRLISGALLAQVAACALLAGVALGGWAGPASVLFLVFVCGCCTAVLTPAWNSSVVDPVPREEWPQAITAVSIAYNAARAIGPTLAGLLFARLGAGWVFAAAVFTTLVMWESIRRWPPRAHPPSRLPAERLWGGTLSGLRFAWHSRMILAQLVRAMAYSAAGSALWALLPVIAQRQLGSGAQGFGLLMGCLGLGAIAAALVIGRLRARFGLDAVVGASCVAFSAVMLLAAWVRVPLLVYGAMALGGAAWMAAMSTFNTATQASAPPWVRSRAVALHIVASLGSFAIGSAFWGAVSDIAGLSMALSAAGLLMAAGLLLARPFALRVGAAPEVTQGTPWQELFVQAEPSLEAGPVAVEVAYRIRAGEDRAFLDTIGRMKAPRRRDGATFWRVYKDLGEEFRYVERFIVTSWADYLHQRARATVADHTLEAEVRAFLAPGESARMSHYIAER from the coding sequence ATGCCACTTACCCCCTCCCTCTGGAGCCCGCTGCGCCAGCCCGCCTTTCGCGGCCTGTGGCTGTGCGGCGGCGTTTTCTTCATCGGCAACGGCATGCAGTCGATGGCCGCTGCCTGGCTCATGGTCGAGCTCACCGGCTCGTCCTTTCTGGCCGCGCTGGTGCAGACCGCAGTCTTCCTGCCCATGTTCCTGCTGGCGCTGCCCGCGGGCGTGCTGGCCGACACCACCGATCGGCGGCGCCTGATCTCGGGCGCGCTGCTGGCGCAAGTGGCCGCCTGTGCGCTGCTGGCTGGGGTGGCGCTGGGCGGCTGGGCCGGGCCGGCATCGGTCCTTTTTCTGGTGTTTGTGTGCGGCTGCTGCACGGCAGTCCTGACGCCGGCCTGGAACTCGTCGGTGGTGGACCCGGTGCCCCGCGAAGAATGGCCGCAGGCCATTACCGCTGTCAGCATTGCCTACAACGCGGCGCGCGCCATCGGCCCGACGCTGGCCGGTTTGCTGTTTGCCCGCCTGGGCGCGGGCTGGGTGTTTGCCGCTGCGGTCTTCACGACGCTGGTGATGTGGGAGTCGATCCGCCGCTGGCCGCCCCGCGCGCACCCGCCCTCGCGCCTGCCGGCCGAGCGTCTGTGGGGCGGCACGCTCAGCGGCCTGCGTTTTGCCTGGCACTCGCGCATGATCCTGGCGCAGCTGGTGCGGGCCATGGCCTACAGTGCAGCGGGCTCGGCACTGTGGGCGCTGCTGCCGGTGATTGCGCAGCGCCAGCTGGGCAGCGGCGCGCAAGGCTTTGGCCTGTTGATGGGGTGCCTGGGGCTGGGCGCGATCGCCGCTGCGCTGGTGATTGGCCGGCTGCGCGCGCGTTTCGGCCTGGACGCCGTCGTGGGCGCGAGCTGCGTGGCGTTTTCCGCCGTCATGCTGCTTGCTGCCTGGGTCCGTGTGCCGCTGCTGGTCTATGGCGCCATGGCGCTGGGCGGCGCGGCGTGGATGGCGGCGATGTCCACCTTCAACACCGCCACGCAGGCGAGCGCGCCGCCCTGGGTGCGTTCGCGCGCGGTGGCGCTGCATATCGTGGCCTCGCTGGGCTCCTTTGCCATTGGCTCGGCGTTCTGGGGGGCCGTGTCCGACATCGCAGGGCTGAGCATGGCCCTTAGCGCGGCCGGCCTGCTGATGGCCGCCGGCTTGCTGCTGGCGCGCCCGTTTGCGCTGCGCGTGGGAGCGGCCCCGGAAGTGACGCAGGGCACGCCCTGGCAAGAGTTGTTCGTGCAGGCCGAGCCCAGTCTTGAAGCCGGCCCCGTCGCGGTGGAGGTGGCCTACCGCATCCGCGCCGGAGAGGATCGCGCCTTTCTCGACACCATCGGCCGCATGAAGGCGCCGCGCCGGCGCGATGGCGCCACGTTCTGGCGCGTGTACAAGGACCTGGGCGAGGAGTTCCGGTATGTCGAGCGCTTCATCGTGACCTCCTGGGCCGACTACCTGCACCAGCGCGCCCGCGCCACCGTGGCCGATCACACGCTGGAGGCCGAGGTGCGCGCCTTTTTGGCACCGGGTGAAAGCGCGCGCATGTCGCATTACATTGCCGAGCGATGA
- a CDS encoding SDR family oxidoreductase, protein MQRTALVVGASGIGGSSVARELLANGWIVHGLARRPNDEVPGLRPIAANLLEPASLATALANVAPTHVFITTWMRKATEAQNIEVNSAMVRHVLAALAPKKTLRHVALVTGLKHYLGPFDAYATSGTLPDTPLRETQPRLPIENFYYAQEDEVYAAAEQGRFTWSIHRPHTVIGKAVGNAMNLGTTLAVYASICKQSGRPFQFPGSQAQWNGLSDVTDARMLAKQLVWAADTDAARNEAFNIVNGDLFRWSWLWGRLADWFGVQAAGFTGTTQPLEVIMASDHALWRQMAQQHGLAEASLERLASPWHTDLDLGRPLEVMTDMAKSRKLGFAAYQATEESFFDLFAQLRAERLIP, encoded by the coding sequence ATGCAGAGAACCGCTTTAGTGGTTGGCGCCAGCGGCATCGGCGGCAGCAGCGTCGCACGCGAACTGCTGGCCAACGGATGGATCGTCCATGGGCTGGCACGTCGGCCAAACGATGAAGTGCCTGGCTTGCGCCCCATCGCCGCTAATCTGCTCGAGCCGGCCAGCCTGGCAACGGCGCTGGCCAACGTGGCACCGACCCATGTGTTTATCACGACCTGGATGCGCAAGGCGACGGAGGCCCAGAACATTGAGGTCAACTCCGCGATGGTGCGCCATGTGCTGGCCGCGCTGGCACCGAAAAAAACGCTGCGGCATGTGGCGCTGGTCACCGGTTTGAAGCATTACCTGGGTCCGTTCGATGCGTATGCCACATCCGGCACGCTGCCTGACACGCCGCTGCGCGAAACCCAGCCGCGGTTACCCATCGAGAATTTTTATTACGCGCAGGAAGACGAAGTCTATGCTGCAGCTGAGCAGGGTCGTTTTACCTGGAGCATTCACCGCCCCCACACGGTGATTGGCAAGGCTGTCGGCAATGCGATGAACCTGGGCACCACGCTCGCCGTCTATGCCTCGATCTGCAAGCAAAGCGGACGCCCGTTCCAGTTTCCAGGCTCGCAGGCGCAATGGAACGGCCTGTCTGACGTCACGGACGCACGCATGCTGGCCAAGCAGCTGGTCTGGGCGGCCGACACGGATGCAGCGCGCAACGAGGCGTTCAATATCGTCAATGGCGACTTGTTTCGCTGGAGCTGGCTATGGGGCCGGCTTGCGGACTGGTTTGGCGTGCAGGCGGCAGGTTTTACCGGCACTACTCAACCGCTTGAAGTGATCATGGCCAGTGATCATGCGCTGTGGCGCCAGATGGCGCAGCAGCACGGCCTTGCCGAAGCGTCGCTGGAGCGCCTGGCCTCGCCCTGGCACACCGATCTTGACCTGGGCCGTCCGCTGGAGGTGATGACCGACATGGCCAAAAGCCGCAAGCTGGGCTTTGCGGCTTACCAGGCAACAGAAGAATCGTTTTTTGATTTGTTTGCCCAATTGCGCGCTGAGCGGCTCATTCCTTGA
- a CDS encoding Bug family tripartite tricarboxylate transporter substrate binding protein, whose product MRSTDVEAGHALRPAITAVAGAYGHVKSGKLRAIAVSSAQRATALPDVPTFVESGVPDFVVNSWVGILAPAKTPSAIVTRLNAELNAILNDATVREKLRLMGIEATPGSAEQFNSEIKRDLARYGQVVKSASIRIE is encoded by the coding sequence ATACGGTCAACGGACGTTGAAGCTGGCCATGCGCTGCGACCGGCTATAACGGCCGTTGCCGGTGCCTACGGCCATGTCAAATCAGGAAAGCTGCGTGCCATTGCGGTTTCCAGCGCCCAGCGTGCCACCGCGCTGCCGGATGTCCCCACGTTTGTGGAAAGCGGCGTGCCTGACTTCGTTGTCAACTCATGGGTCGGAATATTGGCCCCTGCCAAGACACCCTCGGCCATCGTGACCCGCCTCAACGCCGAACTCAATGCGATCTTGAATGACGCTACAGTTCGGGAAAAGCTGCGCTTGATGGGAATTGAAGCAACTCCCGGAAGTGCAGAGCAATTCAACAGCGAAATCAAGCGCGATCTGGCTCGCTACGGACAGGTGGTCAAGTCTGCCAGCATCCGGATCGAATAA
- a CDS encoding SDR family oxidoreductase: MDLQLTQQHILITGGSKGIGLACAQGFLREGARVSLVSRSQANLDLAKQQLIREYPGAQGRIGLFAADLQVAGQAGQALVQAERLHGDVDVLVNCAGAARRTSPDELNAQAWHDAMNAKFFTYVHMIDLVIKKMGQRGRGAIVNVVGAGGKVASPIHLPGGAANAALMLISSGLAAAYGSRGVRINAVNPGATVTDRLQSGLQALARLEQITVEEALSRATRNVPLGRLAQPEEIANAVLFLASPCASYVTGAILSMDGAATPMVV; this comes from the coding sequence ATGGACTTGCAACTGACGCAGCAGCATATTCTCATCACCGGGGGCAGCAAGGGCATCGGCCTGGCTTGTGCCCAAGGCTTTTTGAGAGAGGGCGCCAGGGTCAGCCTGGTGTCGCGAAGCCAGGCCAACCTGGACCTGGCCAAGCAGCAACTGATTCGCGAGTATCCCGGCGCACAAGGGCGCATCGGGCTATTTGCCGCAGATCTTCAAGTCGCCGGGCAAGCCGGCCAGGCGCTTGTCCAGGCTGAGCGGCTGCATGGTGATGTCGACGTGCTGGTCAATTGCGCCGGAGCGGCGCGCCGCACGTCGCCTGACGAACTGAATGCCCAAGCCTGGCATGACGCGATGAACGCGAAGTTTTTCACCTATGTGCACATGATTGATCTCGTGATCAAGAAAATGGGGCAACGAGGTCGTGGCGCCATCGTGAACGTTGTCGGGGCAGGGGGGAAAGTGGCAAGCCCCATTCATTTGCCCGGGGGCGCAGCGAATGCCGCGCTGATGCTGATCAGTTCCGGCCTGGCGGCTGCTTACGGTTCCCGGGGGGTTCGAATCAATGCCGTGAATCCTGGCGCCACCGTGACCGATCGCTTGCAGTCCGGACTGCAGGCCTTGGCCAGACTGGAGCAGATCACGGTCGAGGAGGCTTTGAGCCGGGCTACCCGCAATGTCCCCCTGGGAAGGCTGGCACAGCCGGAGGAAATCGCCAACGCCGTCTTGTTCCTGGCATCGCCCTGCGCCAGCTACGTCACAGGTGCCATTCTGAGCATGGACGGTGCGGCGACGCCCATGGTCGTATGA
- a CDS encoding pyridoxal-phosphate dependent enzyme, with product MAHYASTGPEIWNDTEGLATHFVCGMGTCGTLSGTGRYLKEQNAMVRVIGVDPQGSIFHDLCRRLSTSSKA from the coding sequence CTGGCGCATTACGCGAGCACCGGCCCCGAGATCTGGAACGACACCGAGGGCCTGGCCACCCATTTCGTCTGCGGCATGGGCACCTGCGGCACCCTCAGCGGCACCGGCCGCTACCTGAAGGAACAAAACGCCATGGTCCGGGTGATCGGCGTCGATCCGCAGGGCTCGATCTTTCATGACCTGTGCCGCCGCCTGTCTACAAGCTCGAAGGCATAG
- a CDS encoding ABC transporter ATP-binding protein: MQPIISIKQLSKTYASGFEALKSIDLDIQRGEIFALLGPNGAGKTTLINIICGIVTPGSGSVTADGHDIVLDFRAARAKIGLVPQELSTDAFETVWSTVSFSRGLFGKPDNPAYLEKVLRQLSLWDKKDSKIMTLSGGMKRRVLIAKALSHEPQILFLDEPTAGVDVELRRDMWDMVRELRTSGVTIILTTHYIEEAEQMADRIGIIRKGELILVEDKAVLMRKLGKKQLTLQLQTSLHQMPPALAGLSLELAQGGHALVYSFDAQTEETGIAALLKQLGELGIDFKDLHSSERSLEEIFVSLVHAGPSATPPQKEAA; the protein is encoded by the coding sequence TTGCAGCCCATCATCTCTATCAAACAACTGAGCAAAACCTACGCCTCGGGCTTTGAGGCGCTCAAGTCAATTGACCTCGACATCCAGCGTGGGGAAATCTTCGCCTTGCTGGGCCCCAATGGTGCCGGCAAAACCACCTTGATCAATATCATTTGCGGCATCGTGACGCCCGGATCTGGCAGCGTGACGGCCGACGGTCATGACATCGTCCTTGATTTTCGGGCAGCACGCGCCAAGATCGGTCTGGTGCCTCAGGAGCTTTCCACTGACGCCTTCGAAACAGTATGGAGTACGGTCAGCTTTAGCCGGGGCCTGTTCGGCAAGCCGGACAACCCTGCCTACCTGGAAAAAGTGCTGAGGCAACTCTCGCTGTGGGACAAAAAGGACAGCAAAATCATGACGCTCTCGGGCGGCATGAAGCGCCGGGTGTTGATCGCTAAGGCGCTGTCGCACGAACCGCAGATCCTGTTTCTCGACGAACCTACTGCCGGCGTCGATGTAGAGCTGCGGCGCGACATGTGGGACATGGTGCGCGAGCTGCGCACCAGCGGCGTCACCATTATCCTGACCACGCACTACATCGAGGAGGCCGAGCAGATGGCCGACCGCATTGGCATCATCCGCAAGGGCGAGCTGATTCTGGTGGAGGACAAGGCGGTGCTGATGCGCAAGCTTGGTAAAAAGCAACTGACGCTGCAGCTGCAAACGTCACTGCATCAGATGCCGCCGGCGCTGGCCGGCTTGTCTCTGGAGCTTGCTCAGGGCGGCCACGCGCTGGTGTATTCCTTCGATGCACAGACTGAGGAAACCGGCATTGCAGCGCTGCTCAAGCAGCTGGGCGAACTTGGCATTGACTTCAAGGACCTGCACTCGAGCGAGCGTTCGCTCGAAGAGATATTTGTCAGCCTCGTCCATGCCGGCCCGTCGGCCACGCCGCCGCAAAAGGAGGCCGCATGA
- a CDS encoding histone protein, producing the protein MATAKKTAPKAQAAPAKKALAPSVKPAATPLAKPAAKPVAKPAAKPNAEPVAKSAAQPVAKPVAQSAPAKTAPVSPTAKALAKINASLAKLNERKAKIADEIQALKDQRTALKVQAAPVAAPVQAVKAPRKPAVKAK; encoded by the coding sequence ATGGCAACTGCAAAGAAGACCGCTCCGAAGGCTCAAGCAGCACCGGCAAAAAAGGCGCTGGCCCCATCGGTCAAACCGGCCGCTACACCTCTGGCCAAACCGGCAGCCAAACCTGTTGCTAAACCTGCAGCTAAACCTAATGCCGAGCCTGTTGCTAAATCTGCAGCCCAGCCTGTGGCCAAACCAGTCGCTCAATCAGCTCCTGCCAAGACAGCCCCTGTCTCCCCAACTGCAAAGGCCCTGGCGAAGATCAACGCGAGCCTGGCCAAGCTGAACGAGCGCAAGGCCAAGATTGCTGACGAAATCCAGGCCTTGAAGGATCAACGTACTGCACTGAAAGTGCAAGCCGCACCGGTTGCCGCTCCAGTACAAGCGGTGAAGGCCCCACGCAAGCCAGCCGTCAAAGCGAAGTAA
- a CDS encoding pyridoxal-phosphate dependent enzyme, which produces MPPPVYKLEGIGEDFTPKALDWSVIDDVIQVSDKDSLVTARQLARAEGLFAGGSSGAAMLAALQVASTLGPNDQVVVVLPDGGRQYLGKLYNDDWMRVHGSQEAPPPLRVSCCAGAGSISSAWQGEFPLKT; this is translated from the coding sequence GTGCCGCCGCCTGTCTACAAGCTCGAAGGCATAGGCGAAGACTTCACCCCCAAGGCGCTGGACTGGAGCGTGATCGACGATGTGATCCAGGTCAGCGACAAGGACAGCTTGGTGACGGCGCGCCAGCTTGCCCGCGCCGAGGGCCTGTTCGCCGGCGGCTCCTCGGGCGCCGCAATGCTGGCGGCGCTGCAGGTGGCTTCAACGCTGGGTCCGAACGACCAGGTGGTGGTGGTGCTGCCCGATGGCGGCCGCCAATACCTGGGCAAGCTCTACAACGATGACTGGATGCGGGTGCATGGCTCCCAGGAGGCCCCGCCACCGCTTCGAGTCAGCTGCTGCGCTGGCGCAGGGAGTATTTCATCAGCCTGGCAAGGCGAATTCCCATTAAAAACCTAA